CTTTTCACTAATGGGTTGCCATTAAACAAGAATGGAGCTCTTTAATTTTGAATTTGGTTTAGAAGAACCAGTCTTGTGTTGGATgaacaactcaactcaattcaactaagcctttatcccaaaaatttggggtcggctatatggattctctttctccactctaaacgattttgggttagatcctcgaaaatgtgtaatgcttctaggtcatgttgtactactctcctctaagtcagtttaggtctaccccttcttttctttctatcctctaacctaatgtgctctgttTATCTAACTGAAgtatccgtatgtctacgcttcatatgatcaaatcacctcaatctctttttctcaacttatcctcaattgacaccactcctaccttttctttaatactctcattgcagactttatctagtctagtatggccacttatCCACCTTCACATTTTCATCTCCGCAActtttatcttagacacatacgactctttcagtgcccaatacTCACTGCCATATAACATGATTGGTTGtatagctgtacggtaaaattttcctttcaacttattgggaatcttgcggtcacataaaactccgtggcacgtctccacttcaaccatccggctttaatcctatgactaacatcctcttcacatctcccatctacttgaatgactgagctgagatatttaaagtgattactttggaataATACCACTCCAtcaaaactaactccttccctatcactagttcggccttcactgaacttgcaatgcgtttattctgtcttcgttctacttaaagcCCTTTAATTGTAGAGtatttctccaaagctctagctttctattgactccttgcgTCTTatttatcagaactatatcattcgcaaacataatgcaccaagggatactctcttgtatatgtttcgtcaattcatctaaaactaatataaaaaggtaatggcttacagctgaactttggtgtaatccaactgagatagtaaaatctcgtgtcccctcccactgtgcgcacaatagtagttgctccttcatacatatctttcaatacttgtacgTACCTAATAAATACTCTATTTTGTTCTAActctctccataagacatctcttggaacactatcataagccttttccaaattgatgaaaccatgtgtagatctttcttcatatctctatatttctccatcaagcttctaatgagaaagatcgctttcatagttgaacgaccgggcatgaaaccaaattgattaggAGAGATTGTGTTGGATGAACAAACTGGgagaatgaaatttaaatttgatcATGCATAGATTTTCTTTAGTCATTTAGAGGGATGAATTTATGATAGGTTCAcaaataactcaactcaactcaactaagcttttatcccaagaaTTTTGGGTCGGCTatgtggattctctttctccattttAAACTATTTTGGATCAAATCctaagaaatgtgtaatgcttctaggtcatgttgtactattcttcttcaagtcaatttaggtctaccctttcttttctttctatcctttaaCTTAAtgcgctctacttgtctaactggagcctccgtttgtctacgcttcacatgactaaactacctcaatctcccttctctcaacttatcctcaattggcaccacttctatcttttctctaatactctcattacggattttatctaaTCTAATGTgatcactcatccaccttaacattctcatctccgcaattcttatcttagatacatacgactccttcagtgcccaacactcactaccatataacatgactggtcgtatggctgtatggtaaaattttcttttcaacttattgggaatcttgcgatcacatagaaCTCCTGTGGaacttctccacttcaaccatccggctttcaTCCTATGACATACATCCTCCTCATATACCCTATTTACTTGAATGactgagctgagatatttaaagtgattactttgggatagtaccactccatccaaactaactccttccctatcactagttcggccttctctgaacttgcaatgcatgtgttATGTCTTCGTTTTATTTAagttaaaaccctttgactctagagtgcttctccaaagctctagttttctattgactccttctcgcgtctcatctattagaATTATATCATCTGCAATTATCATGCactaagggatactctcttgtatatgtttcgttaattcatctaaaactaatgtaaaaaggtaagggtttacagctgaaccttggattaataaaaaaaaaaaaaaaccttaacagtGTGAATTTGAATTGTCTTATACAAAATTGACAGTTGAAATTCACTTCAAATGGGTTTTTAAAACATTCGTGAATCTAAGTAGTGACCCAATTTTCATACCAGtaatttaaattgaaatcaaATTCAAATCTTTTATTTTAAATCATACAGTCCAAACGTAGCGCAGAAGAATTTCTGCAATTTAGATTCTAGTTCTTCACATTTAATGATTCTTTCTTAGGATGATATAAAAGACTATTTGACGGCAAGGGGTGTAAAATGGGAAGAATGTGCTGATTTAATAGAAGTGGCTTCAAAGTGTGATGTTGTTTATCAAACTCGTATTCAACGAGAAAGGTTTGGAGAGAGAATTGACCTTTATGAAGAAGCTCGAGGCAAATACATTGTCGACAGTTATGTGTTAAATGTGATGCAGAAGCATGCTGTGGTCATGCATCCTCTCCCGAGGCTTGATGAGGTAAATGCTAcaagcatttttttttaattattttagagaAGAAAAAAGATCAATTATAGTGGTTGGCAAATTTATTTCTCCTTGTTATGCTTTGTAGATAACTGTGGATGTGGATACGGATCCAAGGGCTGCATATTTTAGACAAGCAAAGAATGGTCTCCATATCCGAATGGCGCTTTTGAAACTTCTACTAGTTGGATGGTGAGGGATGTGGTTCTGGAAGTATTGAATTTTTACATTTAATCTTTCTTTATAGTTTTCTGGCTTTTGAGTGAAAAGATTTTATAGCAAACCAAAACTTCGAGAATGGCCTAACTTCAAGAAATCAAGAGTTAGGAAAgaactattatatatatatatatatatatatatatatatatatatatatatatatataattttcggtTTCCCTTTTTCAAGAATCCTTTGAGCTCTTTTTTCCCTATATTAAAGCCATTTAAATGAAAAACAAAAACCAATATTCACTATGTTTAGatcttttaattaatttgggaTAGTTTTATAGTGTGGTATAGGTATTCTACATGTTTGGTAAGATTTAGTCACTCTATATATTTGAGAGGATTATTTCTAAAAAATAATGGTTTTGGgttgtaaaattattattaactaTCATCTTACCACAACTTTTCAAACTATTAAATTAGTAGTTTGGGATGGTTAAGAATTTTTATATTTCTATTTTATCTttgcataatttataaaattttaattatattatatcatgTTCTTTTAtcttcaaaaatcattctttattccCTCATCTTTAGTCTCTCCCATATGCCAAAATACCTGAAATCCTCCATCATCTTCAGCTCGCATAACAAGTCCatggaaaaagaaaaaattaaaatcaattgagcAGTTCTTTTACcttttaaaaaagaaataaaacactCTCATAAAGATGTTATATATTTataagatttaattttttttgcaaGTGTGCGTTATGCATTATTATTCTAGTTATCAAAtttgtgatttaatttttttatatattatcacaatattataaatactatatttaattatttaaattaaaattttaattttaatgtcatttaaattaattatataaataaatatatttatcaatttaaaaattatttttttaatttattatatttttatgaaagttatatgttattaacatataatattaatttaattataagcttaaatgtaatataataaaaaaataaaaaaataagtttaaaatataaataggtaaaaacattcaaaattaaaataaattaataataaaaacaaattaattcattaaatttaattcatttaatttttattattttatttttttaaaaaaagttaaatatgcgtatcttattttaatttttcataatttaaaataatattaacttgtataatgaaataacatatttaatatatgaaagaaaattatttataaaatcaggaaatagaataatttttgaaataaatttttattagttagtgtattatcattataaaatttttatttttgttatattgatatcttgaaattttgtattttcatattgtttaatacaaaaaattttaaaacttatttaatacattaattgtttaatatatttaataagtatttttatttttaaattataaattatattatatatggtATAAATACATTATTGCTTAaactataaatataaatttaatcatgcatgttttaattaaatttgaatatatatattggtttaaatttttaattttaaattaaaaattataacaaaatttttgtataataaattttaaaaaataaaatttataaaagaaaaaatataaatttagattattaatatttatcagaatattttttattagtttaaAAAGTAATAATAGTTATAGggttataattatagaattaatacactaagaattataatatatttttagtataagaagaattattattataataatattaaaaatttaatttatattaattattataatattaaaaaaataaaattattaattatttaatgatAAATATTTCGTcgctaaaaattattattaataatatataatattatagatTTGACATTATAAAGGATTTAGTGACAAGTTGTCTATcactaaaagtttaattatattagGAATCCctaattgttaaattatttatatatttaaaacaataataaaaaaatattttaataataaaaaattattaaattatcatATACCATATCATTTTTTCAAACATAATAATAAAAACCATACAATACTTGCACTCAATCCGAACATGTGTAAAAGTATGGCATCTTTAATAATAAACTTGGGAAGAATAACTGAATATCAGTAAGGGTTAAATCTTAAAGAGGCTGTGGATGGTAGACCATTAACTTTTTCAGTTACCAAATGACTGTAAGAATGCGAAGATCCCATCGCTTTTATCATCTAATTTGATTCCTTTTATAACGTTGGGGATCTAAGCAGAAAACTATTTGCTTTTAATAATAACCATTTCTTCCTCCATCCTAGAAAAGCAGTAGCCTCGGTAAATTGCAGCTTAATCAATATGCCCTTGAAACTTTAACAACAATACAGATTAAAGGCAGTTCGAAACTGTTAGTGCTGTGACTCTTCAGGGGCAACAATTTCAGGCAGTCAGACAGACATTGATATGAATGCTTCTGTTCTTACTTGGTATAAAAGTAGCACAATAATAAGGTAGATCTCCATATGTAAAGGTActtgataataattttacagaaAATATGATTTTGTTCAACTTCTAATATGTAGGGAAATTTGGATCTATATCATGGGCCCAGGCCTCCAAGCCCCCAATGATATCCTTGGCTGAATTAAAGCCTTTCTTGTGTAATAATTGAACAGCCCTCTGTGAATCATTACCTCTTCTGCATACAACGTATAAGCTCATACCTGACTCTGATCCAATACCCCTGCGCTCTCTCTCTTCCTGCATTGCTGATGATATTTCTGGCAATCTAACCTCCAAACTTGATAGCGGGATGTTTAAGGCATTGGGAAGGGAAACAATCTTAAAGTGGTGGGCAGGGCGTACATCTACCAACACATGTGCTTCCCCTTTAACAATCTTCTCATTGAACTCTCTACTGCTTATTCTAGATTCTGCCGGAAGCAGGTTCAACTTCAACGGATCCTGCAGACCACCATAAAACCCAAAAAAGGAGAGTATGAGAGATGGAAAAATCAGAATGTACTTATCTTGAAGCttaaacaaataaaaaatgaagttaaTGGAGCACAATATCTGCAAATTCTTTAGCAAGGATATTTGGATGTATAGGTTCAGATTCTTTAACAAAGCACAATGCTATGGTCAAAATACGCAAGTCAGCATAGTTTGAGTTCACCTTTCCTCTGGAAGTAAAATGAATCAATCTTAATCTATTTTGGAAAAAATAATTTGCATCTGGAATAAAAAAGGCAAAGTGAATAAAGCAATAATACCGTTGCCAAAGAAGACTGCGTGAACTTCTCATAATCAAAATCTCTAAATTGCTTTTGTGTGAATGCTGCATTTTCTCCACAAACTTCACATTGTAATGACCTCCCTCTAATCTTGACCTAAGCAATATTCAACAACTCGATCTCAGATAAATCAGGTATTTGTAAAATAAAGACAATGCAAACAATAATGTGAATCAACTGCTTAATTAAAGCATACTTGAAAGACAACCATGGCAAAGAAGTTTCAAACGTATGAAAGAAAGAGCATACAATACGAATTCGTGCTGACAATGCATCAAATAGAAGCATCCGTCCTGATAGCGGTTCACCTACGGCACTTGCAATTTTAATGGCCTCAAGTGCTTGGAGACAACCAATGATACCAGGAACTGCAATATAAATTAATCAATAAGACAGAAGTACTAGATGTTCAATTAAATCATATGGACTGGCACAGTATGGTTATCTTCAGCAGTTCAATCAGAGCATAGTATAAGCATGAGAAAGGAAGTAAATGAAAATGCAAAGTACAAATTGAAATTAAGCCTTGCAGATTACTCGTTGTAAAACTTCGGTAGCAATCAAAATTGGAACTTCCTCCAAAACTGGTGCTCATGGTTCGTACAAAGATATGATATTAAACCAGTAATCAGAAACAGGCTTAATAACAGGAATTTGTTGACTTACCAACTCCTAGAACTCCACTATCAGCACATCTTTGGCATgctgttgtaggaggtggggttGGAAAAAGGCATCGATAGCATGGACCTCCTTTGTAATTATAGACAGTGAGCTAGGCAATAAATTTGATAGAGTTAGATTGAGACTCTGCACAGCATATTAAGATGCAGAAGAATATGTAAGTGGATCCTTAAAGGTTTCCTATGTGCTCCAGAAAACAGAACATGGCAAACAGCATACCTGGCCTTCCAATCCCAATGCAGCACCTGATACAAGAGGCTGCATGTACACGAGTAGTAAATGATTAATGATTGATAAAAAATGCACCAATATTAGACTCTCCTTTCAAGCTGTGTTACGCAAAAACATAGAACAGAACTGATAATAAAATCTTGTGCAACTGTATTAATTCTGTCTATATTCATAtgttcacaaaatggcaacaaatATGCAAATGAGTCTGATATCATTAAGCCTCATTAACAGCATTAAAAAAAGCAACCCTATCACTCAGAATTGACATTAAGTTATGATTGTTTGAGTACGCAAAGGGAATTACATAGACAAAGTAACAACACTAACACGAGCTAATAATTAATGAATCAGGTCCAAATTATTCCCGGCACGTATAAGATTATCTTTAACTCGGTTCAAATGGTAATGTGCAAAGCATTTAAACAAGCACTTGAAGCTACTGATTTACCTTCCCCAACACCACACAGCAATCATTGATCATGTAACGACTTGGAGCATTATCTGTTGCATCTACTATTATGTCATATCTAGTAATAGTTGACAGTTACAGAAACCACAAAAGTTGTCTGGATACTCAAGGACAAAGAGATTAAAAAAAGAAagcaaggagaaaaaaaaaaaacttagattagTCATTTTAAGGATACTGGCTAAAAATTTCCAAGGCATTGTATGTACGCAGAGCTTCTTGGTGTTCCACAATCTGAATGGAGGAGTTGATCCTGGATCCGAAATGCACATATCAGACAGATGTAAACTATAAAAGTAGAATAGAAACATTTTAGACCAAAATACACAACAAGAATAAGTGAGTTTATCCTTCACAGCATAAATATCCAATCCTCCAACTTAAAAGATATTTCACTGGTTTTTGATGCAACATGTAGCATAGGTCAAACATTTGATATGCAGCtggagattaaaaaaaaatccagTAATCTGGAATATGCACATACAAGCGACAGGCAGCAGCGGCAGATTTCACTTTTGGCTGACCAATAAAAGCTTCAGTATGTATAACCTGAAGTGcaaaaaaataacaataaaaattaATGTTTGTTGCAAGGCATGTTATGTGACAAGATGTATCTGAGAAGAACAAAGCATAAAAGGAAGATACATATagctacaactcaactcaactcaactaagcctttatcccaaaaatttggggtcggctatatggattcgctttttccactctgaacgattttgggttaaatcctcagaaatgtgtaatgcttctaagtcatgctgtactactctcctccaagtcaatttaggtctacccctttttttctttctatcctctagcctaatgtgctctacttgtctaactggagcctccgtatgtctacgcttcacatgaccaaaccacctcaatctcccttctctcaacttatcttcaattggcaccactcctaccttttctctaatactttcattacggactttatctagtctagtatggccactcatccaccttaacattctcatctctgcaactcttatcttagatgcatacgactctttcagtgcccaacactcactaccatatagcatagccggtcgtatggtgtcatcggtaaaattttccttttaatttattaggaatcttacgatcacataaaactcccgtggcacgtctccacttcaaccatccggctttaatcctatgactaacatcctcctcacatcccccatctacttgaaggactgagcctagatatttaaagtgattactttgggacagtgccactccattcaaactaactccttccctatcaccagtttggccttcactgaacttgcaatgcatgtattctgtcttcgttctacttaacttaaaaccctttgactctagagtacttctccaaagttctagcttcctattgactccttctcgtgtctcatctatcagaacaatatcatccacaaacatcatgcaccaaggaatactctcttgtatatgtttcgtcagttcatctaaaactaatgtaaaaaggtaagggcttatggctgatccttggtgtaatccaattgagatcggaaaatctcttgtgtcccctccccctgtgcgcacaatagtagttgctccttcatacatatctttcaatacttgtatgtacctaatagataccctcttttgttctaacgcattccataagacctctcttggaacactatcataagccttctccaaatcaataaaaaccatgtgtagatctttcttcccatctctatatttctccatcaagcttctaatgagaaagatcgcttccatagttgaacgtccttgaatgaaaccaaattgattgagagagatagaagtatcatgacgtagtcgatgctccacaactctctcccacaacttcatagtatggctcatgagtttaattcccctatagtttgagcaactctgtatgtctcccttatttttaaaaataggtactaaaatactcttcctccattcatcaggcattttctttgagtttagaatcttattaaataatttagttaaccatgccactcccatatctcccatatacttccacacttcaattggtatttcatcgggtccacagtctttacctactttcattctcttaagtgcttcctttacttctaaagatctaatccttctagtataatttatattcttttctattgttctataatctatattcacgctatttccattttgactattattaaagagatcattaaaataatttctccatctttctttaatgtcctcatctttcaccaacacttttccttctttatccttaatgcacctaacttgattgagatcttgacatttcctttctctactccttgctaatctataaatatctttctccccttctttagttccaagtttctcatataacttttcaaaggcctgtgctcttgcttggctaatcgccttttgcctctttctttgctatcttgtactgttcatatgcctcattattatcacatttaggtaatttcttataccattcccttttttcttcacgcttttgtacttcctcattccaccaccatctctcttttgagggtggtccatgtcctttagactccccaagtacttttctagctacttctctaatctttgatgccatctgtatccacatatcattggcctccatatctagcttccatacttcggactcaagaagctcattttgaacttcacttgctttactcctttgaactcccaccactttgttcgagctacactgcTTCTtccgaccttacttgaattgttcctaaacttgacatccaagaccaccaacctatgttgacttgttaaagcctctctggaatgaccttgcaatccttgcatagagctctatttgtcttctggttaagaggaagtcgatttggcttctatgttgcccacttttgaaagtcactaaatgtgactctctttttataaagtaggtatttgctagtattaggtcgtatgccat
The Hevea brasiliensis isolate MT/VB/25A 57/8 chromosome 15, ASM3005281v1, whole genome shotgun sequence genome window above contains:
- the LOC110673470 gene encoding adenylyltransferase and sulfurtransferase MOCS3: MLTVILLVTLTLIFCKNKTKQPIQMESNGGEVARILAQIQILKASKTDIENQIASLEAQLPHLNLQNDTVSSNGSRLSISNPHSGFSNDLSPDMIYRYSRHLLLPSFGVQGQSNLLKSSILVVGAGGLGSPALLYLAASGVGRLGIVDHDVVELNNMHRQVIHTEAFIGQPKVKSAAAACRLINSSIQIVEHQEALRTYNALEIFSQYDIIVDATDNAPSRYMINDCCVVLGKPLVSGAALGLEGQLTVYNYKGGPCYRCLFPTPPPTTACQRCADSGVLGVVPGIIGCLQALEAIKIASAVGEPLSGRMLLFDALSARIRIVKIRGRSLQCEVCGENAAFTQKQFRDFDYEKFTQSSLATDPLKLNLLPAESRISSREFNEKIVKGEAHVLVDVRPAHHFKIVSLPNALNIPLSSLEVRLPEISSAMQEERERRGIGSESGMSLYVVCRRGNDSQRAVQLLHKKGFNSAKDIIGGLEAWAHDIDPNFPTY